The genomic window AAAAATGTCATGTTATAATATCGTAATATTATCTTAATCCATCAGTGTTGAGATTTTCGTTTTATTGGTATTTGTGtttctattttgtttatttatttatttattgaatgcATTGCAAATTATCATTAGTCTAAGTCTTATTGATGATCAAGGTCATGCTTCTAGCAAACTGAACAGCGTACCAAAGGAATGAATTTTTGACCTTGACtaagttcaattttttttattacattaaACATGCAGCTAGAAGTTTAAATTGCGACGAATTAATCCTTGACCTATTAGGTTGAGGGATACCGTGGAACAAAAATTTGACACTAAAGGAAAGCCAAAAAATTTGACACTAAAGGAAAGCCAAAAAATATGGTATAAAATTGGTATTCATTCattcaaattagtgaaaataTCAAAATTCCAAATACTTGATTAACCGAAGCAATAAAGTAGAGTCTGGACATCTTCAAAATTGTGACGATATGTTCCAAAAAGCAAATAAAAACCTACAAACCGTCTAAGAAAGGACGAGGATCCTCATGATCCTTTTCGATTAAGCCTCATCCTGAAACGCACCGCTCATTTACTTCATTCAGATCCATCCTCTTACGGGTCATAATGGAAGGGTAGGGTCGTAAATTCCACTTGCGCGTTTAGTGTTCTATCGTCTATACTTCTATTTTCGCTCTAAGTCTCTCAAACTCGAGTGATCTTATCCTATTTAATCTAtaaaagataaatttatttttattcaaaaataacatTCAGACTTTTCacattttataatattaaatattattNNNNNNNNNNNNNNNNNNNNNNNNNNNNNNNNNNNNNNNNNNNNNNNNNNNNNNNNNNNNNNNNNNNNNNNNNNNNNNNATATGTATTATATATTCTTATAAATATTCAGTTATTCACATGACCCTATTCCTCTCCAGTCTCCAGGCCACTACAATTCATGCCCTGTAGCCAAAGAGCGGCACGTGCTGGACACATGTCATCAAGCAGGACACGTGCTCATCCTATGTTCATACATCCCCCAAAGAGATTCTATAAATGGAGCTTGCAGCTCAAACCACCTTCACCAACAAAAAGTGTTTGCAATCACATATCAGAAAAATACAACCCTTTttcaagaacaagaaagtatggcaTCTCATGACCAAAGCTTCAAAGCTGGTGAGGCCAAAGGCCAAACTCAGGTAAGTCAAAAGTAcagatttcttttttttttccgatgCAATGATGCAATTTCAAATGTTCATTATATTTCCATCACCAAATATTGAAAAGGAAAAAGCCACGTTATTGAATTTGCATAAATAAGTTATATAATTGTCATTAGTTgtgtattaattatttaattatgtatAGTAGCATAGATCTCTTCTCTGGTGCATTTTTCTATGTAACATGGTGATTTTCTGCTCAACGAGGGTTCAAATTAAGTATATAACTTGAGAAGCAcgtttagttttaaaattggtgTGAAGAGTTCAGGACAATAGGTTTTCCTTTTTTGGTCGTGACTACCAATTGTTGATGGTTCAGGAGAAGACCAACCAAATGATGAGAAACATTGGGGATAAGGCCCAATCTGCAAAGGACAAGACGGCCCAAACAGCCCAAGCAGCAAAGGACAAGACCCAGCAGGCAGCCCAAGCTGCAAAAGAGAGGACTACTGGGGACAATGTTAAAAGTACGCAGAGCTAGTTCGGGTTGTAGTAGCAGGGTAGGGTCGGGTCGGGTCTCCAATGGTCTGGGCGAAGATGAACATGAGCATTATCCAACACACCCAAGAAGGGATCTCTAGTTTAATAAAATCAAAATGTGATttgattttgtgttttttcttgatTTGGTGTTTTCAATAAGGTGTGTGATCTCCCTCTTGTAGTGGTAGTGAGGGGGAGGAATGTAATATTATCTAGTACCATAATTCTTCGTCTTTGTATATGCAAGTATGAATAAAAATGATTTATTTAGTGACATTTGGAAATAATAGTCAAAAGTCAAATTGATCTTTAAGTCAAATTGGTCTCTGATCGTAAGATTgacatttttgtttttaaataattcttttaattaaattagtcctaAAAGATTTAACATTAATCTTGTTTGTCTTTTTGTTTTTGGATTAACAGTTTTTGTCAATGGCGATACATGTGGATCATTAACTGGTATTTGTGTTAACAACTGTGTGTCCAAATAGAAGTTGATAAGATATGTTTATTATATTATGCCAAAATAGTTCTTAGTCCCATTTTATAAATCTTAATTCTCAAAATAGTTCTTGTTTCACACTTTGTCCAAAATAAAAGATAACTACTGTAATTATTTTAGTTGGATAGATAatgaatataaaattttttaagttataAATGGTGATGCAGAAACAGAATTTAGagtttgaagtttagaatgactATGAAGATTGAAAAAATGAAATTCGGTTGAAGAATAGATGGTTTAGAAGTTAAAGTCAGATGttgattatttttatatttatccaAGATAGTGCTTATGTTAGTGGTTGAGGCACTTTGAATGTCATCTTAGAGAaagtaaaaaatttataaaaatattggtGATTTTGTTATTTTGTTAGATCTTGTTAAAAATATTGGTAAAATTTAGTAaatgaggttggacaattttttCCTTTCCATTAATAATCATGCAACTTGtattttttgacattattttaactaatttttacaCCACTCtagaaataagtaaataaaaataaacactTAATTACTTATAAGATAAATTAAGTCTAATcatatatattaaaattgaagCATTTGCATATCTATATAAGTATGTTAACATAATCTTTAAAATAATACCATTCCCCTTAACCAAGTCCAAGTCTTCATAATATCAAGCATTAAGTTAATTTTAGACTaggtaaagataaataaaattttacaaaatacTTAGCAAAGCTTCTAATTTTTAGCACTTTATAAAATACATAATTCAGCCTTTATTACTCAATCCAtctcaaacatttttttttttttttgggcgtTTGAATTCAGGAGGTGGCACAAAAGTTATTAAGCTAATTAATTTCTTTGCAGTAGCAGAATTGGTGTCCTCATATCCATCTCTCAAGATCTTTGAAGACTTATAGAGACTATCTTCAGTATTCTCGTATGAATCATGAGAGTCATTATTTTCTTGAAATGGAGCTGGAGTAACAATTCTACCTGCCCTTGTCAGGTGCTCTTCactggttttttatttttatctccaaCAACATACTTTTTGGATTGCTGGAAAGAAGTCTTCAAGTGTTGCTACGAGGGTTGGGGGGTTGGGAATAAGATTTTGAGGGTTGGCTGCGAGTCTTGGGTGGTTGGGAATAAACTTTCAAGGGTTGGTTAGAAAACTTTTTTGGTTAGAAAACTTTGATGGATGAGATAAGGAATTCAAGAGCTGGTTGTGAAAAAATTATTTGTGTTTCAGGTTGTGATTTGGGCCGACACATGAGCTACGGTTTGGGCTGGAACATTGGCTGTGGTGGTATATTGTTGGGCTGTGATTTAGGCTTTAAACAGTATCTTTTATTTGTGGCCTTGGGTCTCTAATATAACTAATTCATCATCCTCCTCACTCATACACTCTAATATGTGGGATATGTACAAAGTAAGGTTGGATTTGGTAAAGCTTTTGctttttaaaagtagcttatgaAAGCTGCCTTTTAAAAAATAGCTTTTTAAAAGCTGTAGCACTTGCGTttggtaaaatcaaattaaaaatgacttttaataagtacaagcaccacaattgtgtttggtaaaacagcttttaaaagttgaaaaaattataataaacatgtttataacaaaaaataatttcttttttcaaattttttaaaaatttatataatattttaaaataaaataatgttaaaataaaaaattcataataaacataaatataataaataaattcttttattttttaactttaaaattttatataagtatcataaaaatttattttatcctaaacatcattactaaaaatactaaattatctAAATCACTATAACCTAATTTTTTCCACCAATCAAACTTGATGCTATATTATTTCGAACCATCTCCATAGTTCCAAGAAATTCATCTCCAACTTTTTCAACTCCATTTTCAGCTTCACCTTCATCGCCAtatccatcttcttcttcaagctCAACGTCCATCTGATCATATTTTTTAAACTTACGATCACTTGTAGAATAACGTCTAATGTAGTTATGCAGAGCCATTGTTGCAATAacaatttgaatttattttttataactaaAACTAGGCATATCTCGTAAAATTTTCCATCTCTTTTTCCAAACTCCAAATGTACGTTCTATCACGCTTCtaagtgaagaatgagcatagtTATATATTTCGTAGTATCCAGAAGGTCCATTAACACGACGAAATTCTGACAAATGATATGTTGCTCCTTTGTATGGTCCTAGATAACCTTTCTTTTCTGGATAGCCTGCATCTACTAAATAGTATTTACCTGTATattattaaatgaaaaaaaacATGATAAGAAATTAAATCTATATATGGAGTATATAATTTAATCTTAAAGATAATCAAGTATTACCTGGTGGAGGTTTTGGAAAGTTCAACTCAGATGTACCAATTGCATGTAAAAATACTCGTGTCATGAGCTGTCCCTTCCCAACCGGCCAAAACAAAAGTAAATTCCATATCAAAATTACATGCAGCCATAACATTTTGGGTTGGAATTTCTTTTCTACCAATAAATCGAATTTGGTCTTCAGTAGACACAATCACTGGCACATGAGTTCCATCTATAGCACCAATTGCATCCTATGATTAACATGATTAGAGTATCAATTTTACAAATATTATAAAACAAATTTAATACCAACACATGCAAtgaaagataattatttttttgtaattatttataatattttttaaaataaataatatataaattacctTAAAATGAGGCCAATATCTATCATCATTCCTTAATTTTGTAGGCACTTCTTTAAAATCACGATCCTTTGGTTGTATAATGTCTATGGCCATTTTGCACACAGCTTGTAGcacttcttcaaattttcgacTTATTGTTTCACCGGAATGTTGAAACCGCTCCTTAGTTGACTTATTTGAGTTTCCACCTCCTAGTACAAATAGGAACATTACTAGTATTTCTGCAGCACTTATTCTCCTTGAGGCACATAAACCATAGTTTGTTTCCAAATCATAGCATAGTCTTTTGAAAACATCTTTTTCCATCCTAAACATGCTGCAACAACGACTATTATTCCCTTCTAATATCTCTTTAAGCCATTTGTTTCCTGTTTGTGTAGAAGTCATGCATGGTCTTTTACagatatatttattataatattgGAAGACCAAACATACTGTGGAAGTTAAAACTCGATcaaattcttcctcttcctcttcatcatAATCAATTTCCATATTCCAATGCACtgtataataattatattaaaagaaaGAACACAAggattaaaaaaatagaataatatatCAAGAAATGAAAGTattgtaatttttatttgcaataaaaaagatcaaataaaataaacaaatccAAGCAAATGAATGTAAATAGCAGACACAACTCATAGTCTATATAAAATGAAtgtaaaaaaatcttaaaaaagctTTGTAAATAAACTGTTCTCCTTCTCCTCTTGGACATTCTTTTCGTTCATTAACCACGCAACTTTAACTTCATTATGCTTTAAGGCAACGAACAACTCTCTTTTATCTTTATCCAAGAAGAGTCGAGTTGCAAACATATAAATTTGTCCAAGTGGATCTATATCCGGTATAGCATCAAGTTCTTCTATTGCTTGAGTTATACTAGGTCCCAAAGTATCATTTTTATTGGAGCTCCTACGTTCCACAGCCTCACAAAGTCTATCAATTTGGTGTGACAATTTCTGAGCACCTccaacttttttttttgctttcttgTAAGTATTAGCATTAGTGaaattttcccttttttttttaatgtttataaCACTAGACTCAGGCCCTATATCAGAATCCTCACTATCTTCAAGTTGTGTATCTTTCTCAATTGAAGAAGGAACTATTCCGGAAGATGGAGTCCAAGCATCTTCTCCTGTTGCAGCTGTTCTTTGAAACATCCTATCCAATGTTGCTTCAAAATCTGGATGAATCccttcttttctaaattttttagccTTTGGAATAACCTACATAAAATATTGATACTTAGtactaattatatatatatcaatATGTATGCTACTATGCTTACCAAACTAAACTTAAGAATACTAACCGCTAATTTTTTAGCCCACCACTCTTCACTTGCATCAATTGTCTTTTTAGCAGAATCCCATCCAAGTCCAGTCTCATTCCCTTTCAATTGCTTCCAATTCTTCTAATCTACTTTCAACTGATCCCATTTGTTTCTCAATTGTTTTCTATTATATTCTTTTCTCGTAGCTTTTGTGAATTCAGCTATCAATTGTTTCCAACTTTTGATATCAAAATGTGTGCCCGGTTTGCTACCAGTTTCAATACTTTTCACACACAAAGCACAAAAGATATCTACTAGATTTTTGTTCCATTGTGCAATTTCTTTTccatcatttttttctttagaTGTGATCAAATTCATTGTTGTATCCATCAAAACTTATCATATGATAACAAAAATTATTCCATAAGTtcatacaaaaattaaaagattgaaaacaaagtaaatcataaaattttaagtCAGATATACCTAAATACTTGTTATGTGTTACACAATAATAaactttataaaatattattatcaaTTAATAAGACTAATAAACATACAATATTATTCTATTCTAGCAGGCCAATAATAACACAGGAACCAGATATATTATAAAAACAAAAGAATCAtagaataattaattaacattACTTGAAAAAAAATCACAAGAAACAATAAACTGATAATATGATTCATGAATCAAATTTTGGAGTTCTAATTGAATTAATTAACACTTTATTTTGATACTAActcaaattttagagactaataATTAACTTATTACTTGATTTATTCTCTATACTAATATAAATAGATTTATCATTagttaataataaaatttgtatgtAATCCAATGTTAGTACTGGGTACGTTcattatccacctatatatattatTGGCTCACCTTTACAGATCATAAAAAATAGGACACTTATCTCAAATAAACTActcttataattatatatatatatatatttacatatgtatatacatgttgttattataattttgactaATGTTCATGCAAAGAAAATTTTATGATTGGTTTTCATAAACCAGATCAACCTCTTCCCGTTTCAAAGAACAGAGAAAAACAAACATAAtagatctaattaaaaaaaaaaaaaataaaccaaaaaaaaaataacataaatagaTAGAAGTTCATACCTAATATGTGATAGAGATGTATTTGTATTGAAATTTGTGAAGATTAGGttgaaaactaaaaaatatatgaagattGTGTTAGAATTTGTCAAGGTTAGGATGAGAAGTTAGAAATATACGAGAATTTTAATGGCAATATAATAGCGGGAAATATGTgcgggaaaataaaaaaaatttggtaagcATAAGCCAGCTTTGAAAAGCTCCCtcctaggtgctttcaaaagcacccCTAACTTTTAAAAACCGTAAGCACAAGCACTtgggctttttaatttaccaaacgcaaAATGAAGTGCTTGtccttttaaaaagcacaagcacctcttgAAAAAACTTTACCAAACCCAGCCTAAATGTTGATCGAATAGTGATTCCTTCTACAATCTTTTATCATTTTCAATAAATCAACATCTATTTCTAATTTCTTCAACTCAACCTTAAGTGACATTTCGAGTACTTTTTAGCAACAACCATTCATTTTTGAATATCCTAATTCTTTATAATATCCCTTTACAAAGAAAACATCTAAAGTATCTCCTTCAATTTCTGAAAATATCCTGTATTGTCTAATTCATAAATTTTTGATCCATTTTCATCATTTTTAAACTTTTtaccataataaaaaataaatgtcaTTGGATGATTTTTCATCtacaaattaaaattagcaatagTAAATCACACAGTgcattctatttttcattatttttatttttgtatacaATTTATTTATGTTTCAACAACAAAACTCCAATCACTACTTTAATCGGAAAAAAAACACTATCTCTCCAAACCCAGACTTTTATATGaactaaacaaaacaaaaaattttatctaTCCACACACATTGCATTCGGCCATATGAAAACAGAGCATCCAATATTTTCAATATACAAAACGTGTAAATCATTGCAAAACCGTAGCAACAACTACCCCCAACACAAAAACCCTAACACGAAATCAATCAACATTCAAAATCAATGGATATCATACCACACATTCAtacaaaaaaaaaggagaaggaaCTCGCGGAGCAATGGGTTTTTACCTTTTACCCGAAATGGTGCCTACTACCGCAGAAGAGTGGTGGCCTTCAGACCGCGACGAGGAGAAGCGGTCGCACTACGAACAGCGTCGTCAGTCGTTGCTTCCACGGCCGGTCGGAGCAACTTCGTCTTCTCACTCTGTTTTGGGTGATTTTGCATTGGTTTTGGGTGAAAAGAGAAAAAGTGGTAGTGAAAAGGGGAAAGTAGCAAATCAATGGGAGAGTTACTTCAGTAATAGGGTATTTGTGCAAAATGGCGTCATTTTGGTCACTACTGAGTTGTCCGTTAACAGTCCATGTATACTCCCATTGACGAAAACTGGTAGCCCAAAAATGAAAGGACAAACGAGATTGATGTTAaatctttcaaaaactaatttgattaaaaaaattattcgaaGACCAATTTGACTATTGACCCGTGACATTTGTGTATCCATTTATTTTTTTGGGTGCACATTGTCAATAGTCTTAAGCCTTATTGATTGATCAAGGTCATACTTCCGGCAGAATGAACCACATACCAAAGGAATGAGATTTGACCTTGACTATGCTCAACTTTTATGATTACATGTGTTAGGCAAAAAATTATTATCATCTAggaaaaaaataatttgtttttaAGTAAacaaatataacataatattattattaacttaTAAAGCTAGATTCAATATATTAGGGGAAGCTTCTAATTCACTAGCAAAGaagtagtttttattcaaaaattgaaTTAAGCCTGAATTATAGGACGTACTATATGCATGAGCAGTTATCAACATGGAGCGTCAAAATAGGGTACAGGACAGTCGTCAAGGAAATAAGTGCAGGAACAGTTAAGAGTGCAATTCAAAATTTCCACAAATGGTGTACAAAGAGTAACTGTCAGCTGACATTAGGCTAGTCTATAAATAGAGCTTTAGGAAAACATTGTAATCAGTTCAGTTCTTCTTGGAAAACACTTAGAAACCCAAAAACGCTCTCAGCCCCttggcatcacagagtaaaattgggaatcttaagtaattcctctgaactcaaacacttgtactttgcttttttcccagtttttattaataaaattcctCTACTTTTACGTCTtcttctcttttatgttcatgtttcttccttcatcttctttttaatttcctatttGTTTCAATTACTGCAGTTTACTTTGCCACCGGCACCTTGCATTTATATGTTTATTTGTTacttttattccttttaattttatttgacgtTACAATTGCGACATTGAGATAcccacatttttattttaaacattaacaaaaatttgagtaaaacaaaTTGGCATGCCCAGTGGGACATTGTCAATAGATTGTAATTGTCAAAAGGAAAACCAAGAGTTTTGAATTTGCATGTAGTTGCGCAATGGTAAGTTCGTGCATCCAGAGCCAAGGAAATCAGCGTCAGTTGACATGTCAAATACTTCTGcagcatcttcttctacttccaaTGATGAGATTAGAGGAAATGAATCCGAAAATTCTCCTGTAATTCCAAACACAGAACCTACCTTGCTGCCAGTGAGGCATGATGGCGTTGGCCATACCCATATAGGGTTAAATGCAACTCACATAAATACTGTGGGGTGGCCGCCATAAGGCTTGCCACCGGGGTATGTCCCCCCATGGTGACATAAGGATTGCCCATGCCTCTCTACTCAACTTTTCAAAATCCTATTTATCAAAATCCATATGGCATGTCAAATGTACCTGTTTCTGGGGTATCAGGTTCACACATGTCACAACAAAATTTTTTACATGCTATTAATGCAGGAAATAACAGTGCATCTAATTCTACTACATCCACTGTCACTAGGGTAGAAAATTTCAGACTTGTATTTTCTGATATGTCAAGAGCAATGCCTGTTAATCAATCTAGTCAAACTGTCGAATCTTTAGCAAACATTAGGCAACTGATGGGTGAAAGCTACCCTGATATAGTAAACATGTTAACTCATCAAATGGTGACTGTTTTGAATCTTTTCTTAAAAAACACAAATACTAGAATTGAACAGTTAAATAGGCAAGTTAATAGAATTGCTACTGtggtaaatttagaagaaaatgacAACTATGGTTTAGGATTCAATGATGTCAACTAAAATGATGGAGCAATTCCTAATTATAATGTTCATATGTCTAGATATGGTCAAAATGCTGATAATATGTTGGAAAGACTTGGGCAAAATAATATTGGGGAGCAAGATGTCAATCAAGTGATTGAATAAATTCTAAAAAGATTGGAATTTAGTGTTGGATGTACAAATCAACCTCAGTTTATGTCTCCTTTTCCTAAATTTATCCAACAAACTGAATTACCTAAGGGATGGAAGTTTCCTAAGTCATTAACTACATTTTCTGGGGAAGATGAATAATCGTCAGTAGAGCACATTTCTCGCTATACTGTCGAAATCAATGAAGTGGCATCAAATGAGTATTTAAAGATGAAATTATTTCCCTCCTCATTAACAAGAAATGCCTTTATATGGTTTTCTGATCTAAAGccaaattcaattcactcttggaGGCAATTAGAAAAAGATTTTCATAAACAATTTTTTCGTAGTGAATTAAGAATTAGTTTAAATGATTTATTCTCCATCAAACACAATGTCGGAGAATCGATTGATAAGTATTTGGCTAGATTAAAAAATATGAGAAATAGATGCTGTACTCCAGTTTCAGACTCTGAAATTGTCAAAATTGCCATAAATGGATTAGAATTTGGAGTTAGAAAGAAACTTGTAAATCAATACTATCATGACATGACTCAACTTACTAAATATATTAGACAAATTGAACAGTTAAAAGCTGAGAAGGAAGCAAAGTATAAAGAGATGATAAAAGATAGATTGAATATTCATCAAACATCTCATTAAATAAGCCATATAGAGAATGATCGAAAAGAAATTTCTAAAGTATAAGATAAATGACTTGTCTGCAAATAAGGGTTTAATtttgataaacaaaaaaaatatgataaaaaaaataatctcatcttttttgtttattattggttttcatttttttctctctttcattctgatctttactttttcttttctctcttcttactCTGTTTCtctatctctttttcttttttattcatcCTAGTCGTCTTtgacttccttttttttttttcattttttttatcttttaaatttttatttctttcttgtcTTTTAGTTCTAACTTTTATTTACCTTGTTAtggttttatttaaaaaaatgcatCAAGTTTAAAATCTTGGACAAAAATAATCTCTTATTGACATTTGGGTATGT from Arachis ipaensis cultivar K30076 chromosome B09, Araip1.1, whole genome shotgun sequence includes these protein-coding regions:
- the LOC107614661 gene encoding late embryogenesis abundant protein 2, which translates into the protein MASHDQSFKAGEAKGQTQEKTNQMMRNIGDKAQSAKDKTAQTAQAAKDKTQQAAQAAKERTTGDNVKIFVNGDTCGSLTGICVNNCVSK